GTGACGGCGACCGCGTCGAGGTCGGACAGCTGCACCCCAGCGGTCGCGAGTGCCCGGTGCACCGTCGGGACCATCGCCTCCAGGTGCGCACGGCTGGCCACCTCCGGCACCACGCCGCCGAACCGCGCGTGCTCCTCGACACTGCTGGCCACGGCGTCCGCGAGCAGGGTCGTCCCGCGAACGATGCCGATGCCGGTCTCGTCGCAGGAGGTCTCGATCCCGAGGACCAGTGGCTCATCCGACACGAGGTCAGCCTACGGAGGTGTGGGAGCCGCGGGAGCCAGCGCCTCGGGAGCCAGCGCCTCGGGAGCCGCGCGCCGCGGGAGCCAGCGCCTCGGGCCGCGGGAGCCAGCGCCTCGGGCCGCGGGAGCCAGGACGTGCACCTCAGCCGCCAGGGGAGCCGCACGCGCTGGACGTGTCGCCGGACGCCCCGCGTCGCAGGCAGGTGCACGTCATGGCTCCCAGCCCCGGCGCTCGGGCCAGCCTTCCGGTCGGCCGCCGCGCGCGCTCAGCTGCGGCGGGTCAGCACCAGCCCGTCCACGCCGTCGAGGTAGTAGCCGCGCCGCACCCCCGAGCGCACGAACCCGTGCCGGTCGTACAGCCGCTGTGCGGGCGTGTTGTCCGCCCGCACCTCCAGGCTGACCACCCGCTGCCGGCGCCGGGCAGCCTCCCCGAGCAGCTCTGCCAGCAGCCGGCTGCCGAGGCCGGTGCGCTGCGCGGTCGGCGCCACCGCGAGGGTCTGCACGAAGGCCTCGTCCGGGTAGTCGCACAGGCCGGCGTAGCCGACGACCTCGTCTCCGGACAAGGCAACGACGTAGTGGCGCGTGTCGAGCTGCCCGAGCTCGGACCAGAACAGCCGCTCGCTCCACGGCTCGGGGAGGAACAGCTCGCGCTCGATCGGCAGCAACTGTTCGATGTGCCACCAGCGCATCCGCGCCAGCGTCACCACGAGGTGGGTCCGCCGGTCGCGCAGGAAGGCAGCCTCACGCCGTCACCCGTTTCGTCACTCCCGGCTCCACCGCGTCGGGCCGCCGCAGGTAGAGCGGGATCAGCGGGTCGGACGGCGCCCCGCCGAGCAGCCGATCCCGCGCGCCCGCCACGAGCACAGCGATCGACGGGTGCAGCCGCTGCACGTCCAGCGCGAGCCCGCCGAACGCATCCCGGTGCAGCACCGCGCCCGCGCCGACCAGCCGCACCGGCCGCGGCAGCCCACGCAGCCGGTCGGCCAGGTCGGCCGGCCGCGCCACCTCCGGCCCCTCGACCCGCTTCCCCGCGACGTAGCGCGCCCAATAGACCTCCTTGCGCCGCGCGTCGGTCACCACGACGACATCCCGCTCGTCGGCGAGGCCGTCCAACGAGCAGACGCCGTACGCCGGGATGCCCAGCGCGTCGGACATCACCGCCGCCGTCACCAGACCCACCCGCAGGCCGGTGAAGGGCCCTGGCCCGGTGCCCACCACCAGCGCCTCCGGGCGCCCGGCGCGAAGCACCTCGCGCACGCCCTGGGCGAGCAGCTCGCCGTGCCGGCGGGCGTCGACGACGACCCGTTCGGCGACCAGCTGCGCAGCACCGGCGGCCACCCGCACCAGCGCCGCCGACACCGCAGGTGAGGAGGTGTCCATGCCGAGGACGAGCATGAGGTCGAGCGTAAGCGCCGGCCACGCCCGGCTGGCGGCGTAGAGCGCCGGCAGCGCCCGCCGGCCGCGGCGGGTGCCCGCCGGGTGGAGACTGTGTGGATGTGCCCCCGTGGGTGCACACTGCGTGCAGAGCGACCGTGAGGGAGCGCCGGATGAGCCCACGAGCCCGGGGAACCACCAGCGCCGAGGACGCGGCCCTGGAGACCCGGCCCGACCAGCACTGGCGCGCGCGCCCCGTGCTCGCCGGTGTGCTGCGTTGGGGCCTGCTCGGTGTGCCCCTGGTGGCCGCCAGCGGCGCTGCGCTGCTCGTCGGCCGGCTGCTGCCGGTCGGCGTCCGCTCGTCCTGGTGGGGGCTGGCCGTGCTCCTCGCGGTCGCGGTGGCGGTCGCCGCCGCCGTCGAGCGGGCAGCACGTCGACTGTTGCCGATCGCGCTGCTGCTCAAGCTCTCCATGATCTTCCCGGACCGCGCTCCGTCGCGGCTGAAGCTGGCCCGGTCCGCCGCGACCCGGTCACCGAACCGGAGCCTGCTGCGGCACAGCGCCGAGGCGGGGCCCGTCGACACCGCAGAGCTGGTGCTGAAGCTCGTCACGGCCCTCGGCACCCATGACCGCCGCACCCGCGGCCACTGCGAACGCGTCCGGCTGCTGTGCGACATGCTCGGTGCCGAGCTCAAGCTCGACCACGACGCGCGGGAGCGGCTGCGGTGGGCGGCCCTCCTGCACGACGTCGGCAAGATGCGGGTCCCACTCAGGATCCTGAACAAGCCGGGCCGCCTGACGGCACGCGAGCAGGACGCCATGCGGCAGCACCCGGTCGTCGGGGCCGAGCTGGCAGTTCCGCTGCGGTCGTGGATGGGCGAGTGGGGTGAGGGGATCCTGGACCACCACGAGAAGTACGACGGGAGCGGCTACCCGCACGGCCGGGCCGGCCACGACATCTCCGTGGCGGGGCGCCTCATCGGCTTGATCGACGCCTTCGAGACCATGACAGCCGCCCGGCCGTACAAGAAGGCGATGGCGACCAGGACCGCCCGGGAGGAGCTCGCCCGCTGCGCCGGCACCCACTTCGACCCGCTCATGGTCCGGGCCTTCCTCGGGATCTCGCTGCCGCGTGTGCTCTGGGCGATGGGGCCGCTGTCCTTCCTGTTCCAGCTGCCCTTCCTGCGCCCGCTGGCCGACACCGGCGCGCGCACCGCCGCCGTCGCACCGCAGGCTGCGGGGGCTGCCGTGGTCTCGGGCGTCGCCGGGGCCGCCGTGGCGATCGGCGGCGTCGGAGCCGGGGGCCCCGGGGTCGGGGTCGACCTGGGCGCGCGGCAGGCCGGTGCCGCCGAGGCCGTCCCCTCGGCCGCCCCGCTCTCCACCGTGCCGCCCGCCGCCGTGCCGCCCGCCGCCGTGCCGCCCGCCACCGTGCCGTTCGCCGCTTCGTCGCCCGCCGCTCCGCCACCCGCCCCAGGCGTGCAGATGGCCGCGGCGGACCGGCCGGAGCGGGCCGCCCCAGCCGCGGTCCCGATGGACCCGGCCGGGTCCGGCGAGCAGGCGGGGGAAGCCGAGCCCGCCCCGTCCACGCCACGGACCCCCTCCGAGCCCGGACCCGAGCCGGCCCCGGAGCCCGAGGCCGACTCCGGTCACCCCGCCGTCCGGAGCGGCCCCCCTCCCGTGACGTCGTCGCGGCAGGCCACCTTCACCTTCCGGCCGGGGACGCGCTGGCAGTGCCAACTGCTGAGGAACGGGTCCGGCGAGAGCAGCAGGCCGGTCCCGTGCAGCGGCACGTACACCGTGACGGTGCGGGGGGACGGCGACTACGTGATGAGGATCGCTGACGCCGAGACACGGGAGCCCGTCGCTCCCTGGACCTGGACCGTGGACTCGGCCGCCGAGGACCGGCCGTGACACGCCTGCACGCCCGCCCCGTGGCAGGGGCGGGCGGCAGGGGCGGTAGGGCGGCTACTCCGTGAACTGCTCCTGCAGCTCGCGCTTGAGCACCTTGCCGGAGGGACCGAGCGGGAAGGCGCCGACGAAGAAGACGCGCCGCGGATACTTGTACGCCGCCAGCTTCTCCTTCGCCCAGGCGCTCAGCTCGCCCTCGGTCACCTCCCCGCCGGCCGGGTCGAGCACGACGGCGGCGCAAACCTCCTCGCCGTACTGCGGGTCGGGCAGCCCGAAGACCGCGACCTGGCCGACGGCCGGGTGGCGCAGCAGCGTCTCCTCCACCTCACGCGGATAGACGTTGTAGCCGCCGCGCAGAACCATGTCCTTCTTGCGGTCCACGATCGAGACGTACCCGTCGGCATCCTTGGTGCCGAGGTCGCCGGTGCGGAACCAGCCGTCGACGATAGCGGCCGCCGTCGCCTCCGGCTTGTTCAGGTAGCCCTTGAAGACGTTGTGGCCGCGCACCACGATCTCGCCGAGCTCACCGGTCGGCAGCAGCTCGATGACCTCCTCGACCTCGGCCCTCGCGACCTCGACCTCGACGCCCCAGATCTGCTTGCCGACGGTGCCGGGCCTCGGGGGGGAGCCGACCTGGTTGAAGGTGGCGACCGGGGAGGTCTCGGTCAGGCCGTAGCCCTCGAGCACCTCGGTGCCGAACACCTCCGCGAACCGCTCCAGCACCGGGACCGGCAGCGCGGCACCGCCGGACAGCGCGGACTTCAGCCTCGGCCGGTGGTCGGAGGTCTTGGCCGCCTCGAGCAGCCCGACGTACATCGTCGGAACACCCATGAAGATCGTGCACTTCTCCCGAACCAGCAGCTCGAGCGCCTGCGCGCCGTCGAACCGCGGCAGCAGCACGACGCTGGCACCGACGTAGAAGGCGGTGTTCATGCAGCAGGTCTGGCCGAAGGTGTGGAACAGCGGCAGGCAGCCGAGCACGACGTCATCGGCGTCGATGTCGAAGGAGTGCATCGCGGAGGCGACGACGTTCATCGTCACGTTGAGATGGGTGATCTCGGCGCCCTTGGGCGTTCCCGTGGTGCCGCTGGTGTAGAGGATGACCGCGGTGTCCTCCGGCTCGGTCGGCACCAACGCCGAGATCGGCGTCGCGGACAGCGCGAGGGTGTCGATCCGCTCGACCGTCGCGTCGCCGGCATCCAGCACGCCCAGCACCGGTACGCCCGCCAGCTCGGCCCCCTTCGCGCCCTCGCCCAGCAGCGGCGCCGCGCAGATCAGGGTCTTTGCCCCGGAATCCTCGAGGACGTACTGGATCTCCTCGGCCTTGAGCAGCGCGTGGACGGGTACGGCGACCGCGCCGAGGGCCAGCGTGCCGTAGTAGGCCAGCGGGAAGTGCGGGGTGTTCGGCAGCAGCAGGGCCACCTTGTCGCCCGGTCCGATGCCCTTGTCGCGCAGCACCGCGGCGTACTGCAGCGCGTGCCCCCACAGCTGCGCGTAGGTCAGCTTCAGCTCACCCAGCACGACCGCGGTGCGGTCGGCGTGCCGGACGGCGGACTCGGCCAGGATACTGGCGATCGTGAGCGACATGCGTCGTTCTCCTGAGGTCTGAGGGGCGATGCCCGGCAGTCTGCCTGCGTCCGCGGGAACACGCACGCGGCGGCTGCCGCGCCGTGCGGGAGACTGCGCGGGTGAGCACCCCCGCCCTGTCCGCGCTGCTGGCCGTCGACCGCGCCCACATCTGGCACCCGTACTCCTCGATGGCCGATCCGGCGCCGGTGCGCGTCGTGGAATCGGCGCAGGGCGTCCGGCTGCGGCTGTCCGACGTGGGCGAGGTCGTCGACGGGATGTCCTCGTGGTGGGCGGCCATCCACGGCTACCGGCACCCGGCGCTCGACGCCGCGGCGGCCGCGCAGCTCGCACAGGTCTCGCACGTGATGTTCGGCGGGCTGACGCACGCACCGGCCGTCGGGCTGGTCGAGCGGCTGCTCGCCCTGACACCCGAGCCGCTGCAGCACGTCTTCCTCTGCGACTCCGGCTCGGTGTCGGTCGAGGTGGCGGTGAAGATGGCCCTGCAGGCGGCGGTCGGCCGGGGCCAGCCGCGGCGCACCCGGCTGCTGACCGTGCGCGGCGGCTACCACGGCGACACCTTCGCGGCGATGAGCGTCTGCGACCCGGTCGGCGGGATGCACTCGCTGTTCACCGGCGTGCTGCAGCCGCAGGTGTTCGCGCCGCGGCCGCCGGCCGGGATCGACCGCGCCGAGGACGACCCGGAGGTGCAGGCGTGGTCGGCCGGGACGACCGCGCTGTTCGAGCGGCACGCCGACGAGTTGGCCGCCGTCATCGTCGAGCCGGTGCTGCAGGGCGCCGGCGGGATGCACGTCTACCCGCCGCACTGCCTGGCCCTGCTGCGCCGGCTGTGCGACGAGTACGGCGTGCTGCTCGTCCTCGACGAGATCGCCACCGGCTTCGGGCGCACCGGGACGATGCTGGCCGCCGAGCACGCCGATGTGGTGCCGGACGTGCTGTGCCTCGGCAAGGCGCTGACCGGCGGCTACCTGTCACTGGCCGCCGTGCTGTGCACGACGCAGGTCGCGGAGCAGGTGTGCGCACCGCCGGCCGGGGCGCTCATGCACGGCCCGACCTTCATGGCCAACCCGCTGGCCTGCGCGGTGGCGTCGGCGAGCCTGGACCTGCTCACCGGGCAGGACTGGGCCGGCCACGTACGGCGCATCGGCGCCGGACTTCACGAGGGGCTGGCACCCGCCGCGGAGCTGCCCGGGGTGGTCGACGTGCGGGTGCTCGGCGCGGTGGGCGTCGTGCAGCTCGACCGGCCCGTCGACGTCGTACGGGCGACACAGGCGGCGCTGGACGCCGGGGTCTGGCTGCGGCCGTTCCGCGACCTCGTCTACACGATGCCGCCGTACGTCTGCACCGAGGAGGACGTCGCGGCGATCGCGGGCGGGGTGCTCGCGGCGGTGCGCACGTGACGGACTTCCTGGAGCGGCTGCGGGCGGACGCCGCGAGCCGTGCGGCGCGCGGGCTGACTCGCGCGCTGCGACCGCGCGGGGCCCGCCCCGACGTGCTCGACCTGGCCGGCAACGACTACCTCGGGCTGGCGACCGACCGCCGGGTCACCCGGGCCGCCGCCGACGCGGCGCTGCACTGGGGCGCCGGTGCGGCCGCGTCCCGCCTGGTCACCGGCTCGCTCGACCTGCACGCCGAGCTCGAACAGGCGCTCGCCGCCTTCTGCCGGCAGCCCGCTGCGGTCGTCTTCTCCTCGGGGTACCTGGCGAACCTCGGCGTTGTCACGGCGCTGGCCGGCCGGGACAGCCTGGTGGTGTCCGACGCGCACGTGCACGCCTCGCTGGTCGACGCCTGCCGGCTGTCGCGGGCCCGGATCCAGGTCGTGCCGCACGGCGAGGTGGCCGCGGTCGAGACCGCTCTCGCCGGGCGCAGCGAGCCGCATGCGCTGGTGCTGGCCGAGTCGGTCTACTCGGTGCTCGGCGACGCCGGGCCGCTCGGTGAGTTCGCCGAGGTGGCACACCGCCACGGCGCGGTGCTCGTCGTGGACGAGGCGCACGGCCTCGGGGTCGCCGGGCCCGAAGGCCGCGGGCTGGTGGAGGCCCTCGGGCTGGCCGGCCGACCCGATGTCGTCGTCACCGTGACGCTGTCCAAGGCGCTCGGCAGCCAGGGCGGTGCCGCCCTCGGCGCGCCCGAGGTCATCGACCAGCTGGTCAACGTCGCGCGGCCGTTCGTCTACGACACCGGGCTGGCGCCGGCCGCGGCCGCGGGGGCGCTGGCCGCCCTGCGTGTGCTGGCGGCCGAGCCCGACCGCGTTACCGCGCTCCGCCGCTGCGTCACGGCCCTCGCGCAGGCGGCGGAGGCACCGGTGCCCGCCGGCGCCGTCACCTCGGTCCCCTGCGGGTCGGCCGAGGCCGCGGTCGGGGCGGCCGCCGCCCTGCTGGACAGAGGCGTGCGGGTGGGCTGCTTCCGGCCGCCGTCGGTGCCCGACGGGATCAGCCGGCTGCGGCTGACCGGGCGCGCCACGGTGACCGGCGAGGAGCTGGACCGCGCCGCCATCGCGCTGCGGGAGGTGGTCCGATGACCGGTCGGGTCGTCGTCGTGACGGGCACCGGCACGGGTGTCGGCAAGACCGTCGTGACGGCCGCCCTCGCCGCGCGCTTTCGCGCATCGGGGGCGACCGTGGCCGCGGTGAAGCCGGCGCAGACGGGGGTCGGGCCGGACGAGCCCGCCGACCTCGACGTCGTCCGCGAGCTCGGCGGGGCCATCCACGTCCTGGAGCCGGTACGGCTGCCGGAGCCGCTGGCCCCCGACACCGCTGCCCGCCGGGCCGGGGTGACCCTGCCGCGGGTTGCCGCGACCGCCGCGGCGGTGTGCGGCCTCGCCGAGGCGTACGGCGTGGCGCTCGTCGAGGGCGCCGGCGGGCTGCTCGTGCGACTCGACGCCGACGGCGGCACCCTCGCCGACCTCACGCTGTGCGTGCGCGCGGCAGGCGTCGACGTCGCGGTCGTGGTGGTCGTGGCCGCCGGGCTGGGCACGCTGAACGCCACCGAGCTCACCGTCGAGGCGCTGCGTGCCCGCGCTCTGGAGCCCGCCGGGCTGGTCGTCGGCTCGTGGCCGGCCGAGCCGGGGCTGGCCGAGCGGTGCAACCTCGACGACCTGCCCCGTTCGGGTGTGCCGCTGCTGGGCCGGGTGCCGGAGGGCGCGGGACGGCTGGCGGCCGAGGACTTCCGGGCCGCGGCGGCCGGCTGGCTGGAGCTGCCCGGGCGGGCGGGCGAGCTGCACCGGCACGCCGGCGAACTGCCTGGGCGCGCCGGCGACCCTCAGCCCAGCGCCGCCCAGCGCGCGCCGTAGGACCGCACGGCCGCCGTGCGGGCGTCCTCGTCGGCGCCGCGCGCCAGGACGACCTCGAGCCGCGCGTCGGCCAGCTGCTCCACCAGCCCCTGGCCCCACTCGACGACGGTCACCGAGTCCGGCAGGTCGCTGTCGAGGTCGAGCGCGTCGAGGTCCGTCGCGTCCGCACCGGCCTCCCGCAGCCGGTAGGCATCGACGTGCACGAGCGGCAGCGACCCGCGGTGCACCCGGGCCAGCACGAACGTCGGGCTGGTCACCGCGCCGCGCACACCGAGGGCGGCGCCGATCCCCTGGGTCAGCGCGGTCTTGCCCGCCCCGAGCGGACCGGACAACACGACCAGGTCACCCGCCTGCAGGTCCGCCGCCAGCCGGGCACCGAGCGCCCGCGTCGCATCGACGTCGGGCAGCGGCTGCGGCACCGGCACGGTCAGCTCACCCGGGACGACCTCGACCGCACCGAGCGCCGCCCACGCGTCGTCCAGCCCCGCCGCGACGCGCAGGTCCAGTGCATCGCCGGGAGCGCTGAGGGCGGCGCGAGCCTCGTCGAGGTCGCCTACGACGCGGGACCAGCTCACCGGGCCGAGGGACCGGCTCATCGGGCCGCCCGGACGGCGAGGGCCAGGTCCGCGGTCAGCAGCCGTCGCGGCTCGCCGGCGGGGCCGGAGCGCAGCGCGGCGCTGGGGTGGTAGGTCGGCAGCACCTGGTAGCCGTCGCGGTCGTGCAGCCGCCCCCGTACGGCCGTCAGTGAGGTGGGCCCGAGGAACCAGCGGGTGGCGGACAGCCCGAGCGCGACCACGATTCGCGGCGCCGCCAGCGCCAGCTGACGCTCCGCCCAGGGACGGCAGGTGCGCGTCTCGGTACGACTGGGTGGCCGGTTGCCCGGCGGCCGGCACTTGAGCGTGTTGAGCACACCGACGTCCGCCCGTGCGATGCCGAGCTCGCCCAGCAGCAGGTCCAGCAACTGGCCGCTGCGCCCGACGAACGGCAGTCCGCAGGCGTCCTCCTGCGCCCCCGGCGCCTCGCCCATCAGCAGCAGCCGAGCTCCGGGCGGCACCACCCCGGGCA
Above is a window of Mycobacteriales bacterium DNA encoding:
- the rimI gene encoding ribosomal protein S18-alanine N-acetyltransferase, which encodes MRWWHIEQLLPIERELFLPEPWSERLFWSELGQLDTRHYVVALSGDEVVGYAGLCDYPDEAFVQTLAVAPTAQRTGLGSRLLAELLGEAARRRQRVVSLEVRADNTPAQRLYDRHGFVRSGVRRGYYLDGVDGLVLTRRS
- the tsaB gene encoding tRNA (adenosine(37)-N6)-threonylcarbamoyltransferase complex dimerization subunit type 1 TsaB — encoded protein: MLVLGMDTSSPAVSAALVRVAAGAAQLVAERVVVDARRHGELLAQGVREVLRAGRPEALVVGTGPGPFTGLRVGLVTAAVMSDALGIPAYGVCSLDGLADERDVVVVTDARRKEVYWARYVAGKRVEGPEVARPADLADRLRGLPRPVRLVGAGAVLHRDAFGGLALDVQRLHPSIAVLVAGARDRLLGGAPSDPLIPLYLRRPDAVEPGVTKRVTA
- a CDS encoding HD-GYP domain-containing protein, coding for MSPRARGTTSAEDAALETRPDQHWRARPVLAGVLRWGLLGVPLVAASGAALLVGRLLPVGVRSSWWGLAVLLAVAVAVAAAVERAARRLLPIALLLKLSMIFPDRAPSRLKLARSAATRSPNRSLLRHSAEAGPVDTAELVLKLVTALGTHDRRTRGHCERVRLLCDMLGAELKLDHDARERLRWAALLHDVGKMRVPLRILNKPGRLTAREQDAMRQHPVVGAELAVPLRSWMGEWGEGILDHHEKYDGSGYPHGRAGHDISVAGRLIGLIDAFETMTAARPYKKAMATRTAREELARCAGTHFDPLMVRAFLGISLPRVLWAMGPLSFLFQLPFLRPLADTGARTAAVAPQAAGAAVVSGVAGAAVAIGGVGAGGPGVGVDLGARQAGAAEAVPSAAPLSTVPPAAVPPAAVPPATVPFAASSPAAPPPAPGVQMAAADRPERAAPAAVPMDPAGSGEQAGEAEPAPSTPRTPSEPGPEPAPEPEADSGHPAVRSGPPPVTSSRQATFTFRPGTRWQCQLLRNGSGESSRPVPCSGTYTVTVRGDGDYVMRIADAETREPVAPWTWTVDSAAEDRP
- a CDS encoding long-chain fatty acid--CoA ligase — protein: MSLTIASILAESAVRHADRTAVVLGELKLTYAQLWGHALQYAAVLRDKGIGPGDKVALLLPNTPHFPLAYYGTLALGAVAVPVHALLKAEEIQYVLEDSGAKTLICAAPLLGEGAKGAELAGVPVLGVLDAGDATVERIDTLALSATPISALVPTEPEDTAVILYTSGTTGTPKGAEITHLNVTMNVVASAMHSFDIDADDVVLGCLPLFHTFGQTCCMNTAFYVGASVVLLPRFDGAQALELLVREKCTIFMGVPTMYVGLLEAAKTSDHRPRLKSALSGGAALPVPVLERFAEVFGTEVLEGYGLTETSPVATFNQVGSPPRPGTVGKQIWGVEVEVARAEVEEVIELLPTGELGEIVVRGHNVFKGYLNKPEATAAAIVDGWFRTGDLGTKDADGYVSIVDRKKDMVLRGGYNVYPREVEETLLRHPAVGQVAVFGLPDPQYGEEVCAAVVLDPAGGEVTEGELSAWAKEKLAAYKYPRRVFFVGAFPLGPSGKVLKRELQEQFTE
- a CDS encoding adenosylmethionine--8-amino-7-oxononanoate transaminase, yielding MSTPALSALLAVDRAHIWHPYSSMADPAPVRVVESAQGVRLRLSDVGEVVDGMSSWWAAIHGYRHPALDAAAAAQLAQVSHVMFGGLTHAPAVGLVERLLALTPEPLQHVFLCDSGSVSVEVAVKMALQAAVGRGQPRRTRLLTVRGGYHGDTFAAMSVCDPVGGMHSLFTGVLQPQVFAPRPPAGIDRAEDDPEVQAWSAGTTALFERHADELAAVIVEPVLQGAGGMHVYPPHCLALLRRLCDEYGVLLVLDEIATGFGRTGTMLAAEHADVVPDVLCLGKALTGGYLSLAAVLCTTQVAEQVCAPPAGALMHGPTFMANPLACAVASASLDLLTGQDWAGHVRRIGAGLHEGLAPAAELPGVVDVRVLGAVGVVQLDRPVDVVRATQAALDAGVWLRPFRDLVYTMPPYVCTEEDVAAIAGGVLAAVRT
- a CDS encoding 8-amino-7-oxononanoate synthase, which encodes MTDFLERLRADAASRAARGLTRALRPRGARPDVLDLAGNDYLGLATDRRVTRAAADAALHWGAGAAASRLVTGSLDLHAELEQALAAFCRQPAAVVFSSGYLANLGVVTALAGRDSLVVSDAHVHASLVDACRLSRARIQVVPHGEVAAVETALAGRSEPHALVLAESVYSVLGDAGPLGEFAEVAHRHGAVLVVDEAHGLGVAGPEGRGLVEALGLAGRPDVVVTVTLSKALGSQGGAALGAPEVIDQLVNVARPFVYDTGLAPAAAAGALAALRVLAAEPDRVTALRRCVTALAQAAEAPVPAGAVTSVPCGSAEAAVGAAAALLDRGVRVGCFRPPSVPDGISRLRLTGRATVTGEELDRAAIALREVVR
- the bioD gene encoding dethiobiotin synthase, producing the protein MTGRVVVVTGTGTGVGKTVVTAALAARFRASGATVAAVKPAQTGVGPDEPADLDVVRELGGAIHVLEPVRLPEPLAPDTAARRAGVTLPRVAATAAAVCGLAEAYGVALVEGAGGLLVRLDADGGTLADLTLCVRAAGVDVAVVVVVAAGLGTLNATELTVEALRARALEPAGLVVGSWPAEPGLAERCNLDDLPRSGVPLLGRVPEGAGRLAAEDFRAAAAGWLELPGRAGELHRHAGELPGRAGDPQPSAAQRAP
- the tsaE gene encoding tRNA (adenosine(37)-N6)-threonylcarbamoyltransferase complex ATPase subunit type 1 TsaE, with the translated sequence MPVPQPLPDVDATRALGARLAADLQAGDLVVLSGPLGAGKTALTQGIGAALGVRGAVTSPTFVLARVHRGSLPLVHVDAYRLREAGADATDLDALDLDSDLPDSVTVVEWGQGLVEQLADARLEVVLARGADEDARTAAVRSYGARWAALG
- a CDS encoding uracil-DNA glycosylase translates to MRTDPAGPASAPAAPDLETVAALARTCTACPELAATRTQVVPGVVPPGARLLLMGEAPGAQEDACGLPFVGRSGQLLDLLLGELGIARADVGVLNTLKCRPPGNRPPSRTETRTCRPWAERQLALAAPRIVVALGLSATRWFLGPTSLTAVRGRLHDRDGYQVLPTYHPSAALRSGPAGEPRRLLTADLALAVRAAR